A window of Methanofastidiosum sp. contains these coding sequences:
- a CDS encoding tetratricopeptide repeat protein: MENETKEKYMHEGYKLISEKKYEEAIEKFDKIIEIDPNFLEALAFKGNALFMQGNHADALEYYNKTLELEPNLGAIWFNKGVALQNLERHVEAKESFQKAMELEPSLFE, from the coding sequence ATGGAAAATGAAACAAAAGAAAAATATATGCATGAAGGTTATAAATTAATATCTGAAAAAAAGTATGAAGAAGCAATTGAAAAGTTTGACAAGATAATTGAGATAGATCCGAACTTCCTAGAAGCTTTGGCTTTCAAGGGAAATGCACTTTTTATGCAAGGAAATCACGCAGACGCTTTGGAATATTATAACAAGACTTTGGAATTAGAGCCCAATCTAGGGGCCATATGGTTTAATAAAGGTGTGGCCCTCCAAAATCTTGAAAGGCACGTTGAAGCCAAAGAGAGTTTTCAAAAGGCCATGGAATTAGAGCCTTCACTATTTGAATAA
- a CDS encoding YdiU family protein yields the protein MNNENNEGHIKLDKTYLNLDNIFYTLQDPLPVKGPSIFYYNKELAKKLNIKLTEKEIIDYFSGNKIIPNTKPFAQAYAGHQFGYFTVLGDGRAIILGEILFKDKLYDIQLKGSGRTPYSRGGDGRATLPAMLREYLISEAIHYLKIPTTRSLCVIETKDKLYRQTEQSGAVLTRIAESHIRIGTFEYASLLEIKQLKQLLNYTIERHYPELKSDNNPAEALLKKVMDRQIKLIVEWLRIGFIHGVMNTDNTSIAGETIDYGPCAFMNSYDEKTVYSSIDKQGRYSFGNQANIIKWNIAKFAEALLPLIHENEREAIKIAEEIISEFDEKFQNVYIKMMSNKLGLLSKKEGDENMIMELLTLMKKYKMDYTNTFFKLSKNEDPFTEDEGRDWFIRWKERVAKQDSLKTQKLMQSNNPVIVPRNHHVEKAILDKGEFERLLKVLKRPYDYSNVEEEFQKPPESEIGYKTYCGT from the coding sequence ATGAATAATGAAAATAATGAGGGCCACATCAAATTGGATAAAACTTATCTTAATCTTGACAATATTTTTTACACGCTACAGGATCCACTACCTGTAAAGGGGCCAAGCATTTTTTATTATAATAAAGAATTGGCTAAAAAACTTAATATTAAGCTTACCGAGAAGGAAATCATTGATTACTTCTCAGGTAACAAGATAATCCCAAATACAAAGCCTTTTGCCCAGGCATATGCAGGCCATCAATTTGGCTATTTTACAGTACTTGGAGATGGAAGAGCAATTATTTTAGGCGAAATTCTGTTCAAAGACAAACTATACGATATACAGCTAAAGGGCTCTGGGAGGACACCTTATAGCCGGGGTGGGGACGGACGTGCAACACTTCCAGCAATGCTTAGAGAATACTTGATAAGTGAGGCAATACACTATTTGAAAATACCGACCACAAGAAGTTTGTGCGTCATCGAAACTAAGGACAAATTATACCGACAAACAGAGCAATCAGGAGCTGTGCTGACACGAATAGCCGAAAGTCATATACGAATAGGCACTTTTGAGTATGCATCTCTTTTGGAAATAAAACAACTCAAGCAATTGCTTAATTATACAATAGAAAGACATTACCCTGAATTAAAAAGTGACAATAATCCTGCAGAGGCATTATTAAAAAAAGTCATGGATAGACAAATAAAACTAATAGTAGAATGGCTCCGAATAGGCTTCATCCATGGCGTCATGAACACTGACAATACAAGCATAGCTGGAGAAACAATAGATTATGGGCCATGCGCATTTATGAATTCCTACGATGAGAAAACAGTCTATAGTTCCATAGATAAACAGGGCAGATATTCATTTGGGAATCAGGCAAATATAATAAAATGGAATATTGCAAAATTTGCTGAAGCACTCCTCCCTCTAATCCATGAAAATGAAAGAGAAGCTATCAAAATTGCAGAGGAGATTATTAGCGAATTTGATGAAAAGTTCCAAAATGTATACATCAAAATGATGAGTAATAAATTGGGCCTTCTCTCAAAAAAAGAGGGGGATGAGAATATGATAATGGAACTTCTCACATTAATGAAGAAATACAAAATGGACTATACCAATACTTTTTTTAAGCTCTCGAAGAATGAAGATCCTTTCACCGAAGATGAAGGGAGGGATTGGTTTATTAGGTGGAAAGAGAGGGTAGCTAAACAAGACTCCTTAAAAACTCAGAAATTAATGCAGAGTAATAATCCTGTCATAGTACCTAGAAATCATCATGTTGAAAAAGCAATACTAGATAAGGGAGAATTTGAAAGATTACTTAAAGTGCTAAAAAGACCTTATGACTATAGCAATGTGGAGGAAGAGTTCCAAAAGCCGCCTGAGTCGGAAATTGGATACAAGACTTACTGTGGAACGTAA
- the uvsE gene encoding UV DNA damage repair endonuclease UvsE: MKIGYPCINRSIGCTANSTFRLANYSESNLIEKVTNNLDCLGKILRYNLDNDLLFFRISSDLIPFASHPVCTFNWQEYFKERFQNIGTFILKNDIRISMHPDQFILINSNNESIVRKSILDLKWHCEVLDLMGLDETAKVQIHVGGVYGDKDSAIDRFVDNYKKLPDFIKKRLAIENDEKLYSLKDCLSVSKKTDVPVIFDSFHHSCLNNGETMKEAVELSQRTWKTQDGILMTDYSSQAPNERFGKHVPHIDIENFRGYLEETRGHDFDIMLEIKDKEKSALKAIEVIKDS; the protein is encoded by the coding sequence ATGAAAATAGGATACCCCTGTATAAACAGAAGCATTGGATGTACAGCAAATTCTACCTTTCGATTGGCAAATTATTCTGAAAGTAATCTAATTGAAAAAGTTACCAATAATCTTGATTGCCTTGGTAAGATACTAAGATACAATTTAGATAATGATTTGCTCTTCTTTAGAATAAGTTCAGACTTAATCCCTTTTGCAAGCCACCCTGTATGCACTTTTAATTGGCAAGAATATTTTAAAGAAAGATTTCAAAACATTGGAACTTTCATATTAAAAAACGACATTAGGATCTCAATGCACCCTGACCAGTTTATATTGATAAATTCGAACAACGAGTCAATCGTTAGAAAGAGCATTCTGGATTTAAAATGGCATTGTGAAGTTTTGGATTTAATGGGTCTTGATGAAACGGCCAAGGTGCAGATTCATGTGGGGGGTGTTTATGGGGACAAAGATTCTGCAATCGATAGATTTGTAGACAACTACAAAAAACTTCCAGATTTTATTAAGAAAAGATTGGCCATAGAAAACGATGAAAAATTATATTCTCTTAAAGATTGTCTTTCGGTATCTAAAAAAACAGACGTTCCAGTTATTTTTGATTCTTTTCATCATAGTTGTCTGAATAATGGCGAAACGATGAAAGAGGCTGTAGAGTTATCTCAAAGAACATGGAAAACACAAGATGGCATACTAATGACAGATTATAGCTCACAAGCGCCAAATGAAAGATTTGGAAAGCATGTGCCCCATATTGATATAGAAAATTTCAGAGGATACTTAGAAGAAACTAGAGGGCATGATTTTGACATAATGCTTGAAATCAAGGATAAAGAAAAAAGTGCTTTAAAAGCTATAGAAGTAATCAAGGATAGTTAA